ACCTAAAATGTCTGAACATTTGTGGATGTATGAAGGGGTAACCGAATATTTTGCAAATCTTTTCCAGATTAATCAGGGATTAATTGATGAAGCGGAATTTTACACTCGTATTGCCGACAAAATCGAACAGTCTAAAAGCCTGGATGATAAAATGTCGTTTACTGTAATGAGTAAAAACGTTTTGGAACAGCCCTATAAAGACCAATACTTAAATGTATACCAAAAAGGTGCTTTAATAGGAATGTGCATTGATATTATCATCAGAGAAAAAAGTGGCGGCGAAAGAGGAATTCTGGATTTAATGGGCAAATTAGCTTCTGAATACGGGGTTGAAAAACCTTTTAACGATGAGGAATTATTCGCAAAAATCACGTCGCTGACCTATCCTGAAGTGGGTGATTTCTTAAACAAATATGTAAAAGGAACAACACCAATTCCGTACGATGAATATCTGGCAAAAGTGGGAGTTACAAAAGCCTCTGAGAAAAAACCGGGCAATGCATTCATAAAAGGACAGACTCCGTATATTTCTGTTGATAAAAACACAAAAGAAATATTGGTTCGTCCGGAATTTGAAGGAACTGAATTCTTTAAAAACCTAAAATTAAAAGGCGGCGATATTATCGTTTCTGTTAATAATAAACCGTATTCTTTGGATAACATTTATGATCTGATAGGCGAAAGTGAAAACTGGAAAGAAAACGATCCTATCACTTTAAAAATTAAGCGCGGCGGTAAAGAAGAAACGATCAAAGGAACCGTAAAACTTCCGTTTGAAGAATCTGAAACTTTTAAAGCCACAGATGCTTCAAAAGAAAAACTTAAAAATGCATGGCTGAAGGGGTAATCTTTTCATCTCTATAAATAAAAAAAACTGACAATCACTTGTCAGTTTTTTTTATTTGAATGTTTTTGCTTTCTGTAGATTTTATCAATATTGAAATCAATAAATTAAAAGAATCTATTTGCCTCAGGGGTTAGCCTGAAGTTACAGATTGCGCAGTGTTTTTCTTTGCTTTAATCTTATTTCTTCACTGGAAATTTCCAGTCAAACTCGTCTTTGCTGTTGATGATCGCTCCTATTTCGAATTTTACAACCTCATCAAATTCGGTTTGAAGGATAAACCAATTGTCTTCGTTAAAGTAGTTTTCGAAAGTATCAAACGTTTCCTGATTGTATTTTGTAATGCTTTTTGCAGCGAAATCTTTCTTCACATCTGCAATTTTTCTTCCAATTAATTTGAATCCAAAAACTTCAAGATCATTGGCAGAAGCTACAATGTATCCTAATTTAAAATCTTCTTCCTGATAAAATGTCAATCTCATTTTGTAGGCATTGTATACAAAAATCACATTCTCATCTTCGTCTTTATAATTTTTATCAGGTTTTCCTAAAGCAGCTGTAACATCATTCTGCTTCATTCCGAAAAGCAGTTTATCAATTCCTGATTTTAAATTTATTTTCATATTTTATTGTCTTTATTTGAAGTGCAAATTTCGTGAAGTTTTTTGGTGTTCCGCTGCGAATTGCACAAATTTTCCCGAATTTTTATTTTGTAATGTAAGCAGGCATTTAATTTTGATAATTCTTTTTATTTGGCTTTGCTGCCATATAAAAAGTGATTTTTCCGCCATTTATAACATCTGCGTGTTTTAAGAACGGTCTATCTAGTTGTTTGCCATTCAACAAAACTTTGTTCACAAACACATTTTTATCAGATTGGTTTACGGTTTCAACTTCAAAGTTTTTTCCATTTTCTAAATTAAAAACTGCTTTTTTAATTAGCGGACTTCCCAATGCATATTCATCTGAACCCGGCGCAACAGGATAAAATCCTAAACTGCTGAAAATATACCAGGCACTCATTTGTCCGAAATCGTCATTTCCGCCCAAACCATCGGAACCATTTCTATACATTTTTTTCAGGATCATTCTAATTTTATCCTGCGATTTCCAAGGCGAATCGGTCCAGTTATATAAGTATACTACATGATGCGAAGGTTCATTGCCGTGAACATAATTTCCAATAATTCCATCTCTTGTAATATCCTCTGTATTTTCAAAATATTTATCAGGAAGGTGCATATTAAACAACGAATCCAAACGAACTTTAAACTTGTCATTTCCTCCCATTATTTTAATCATTTCTGCCGGGTCCTGCGGTACATATAAACTGTAATTCCATGAATTCCCTTCAATAAAACCCTGTCCGTGTGTGTCAAGCGGATCAAATTCTTTTTTAAAAGTCCCGTCATTTAATTTCGGGCGCATGAAACCGGTTTTTTCATCGTAAACGTTTTTATAATTCTTCGATCTTTCGATAAATTCATTGTAAACGGCGGTATTTCCTAATTTCTTTGCAGCCTGTGCAATTGCCCAGTCATCATAAGCATATTCTAAGGTTTTAGAAACCGATGAACTGTTTTTATCTTCAGGAACATATCCTTTTTTCATATAATACTCCAACCCGTCAAAATATGGCACTTTTGCGGTATTTACACAGGCCTGAAGCGCTTTTGCTGTATCGAAATCAGTATTTCCTTTTACAATTGCATCTGCAATTACAGAAACAGAATGGTACCCGATCATACACCAGTTTTCGTTGGCATAATGTGACCAGACCGGCAGCATTTTATGAACGCTCTGGTCAGAATGCGCCAACATCGAGCTAATCATATCTGCATTTCTGGAGGGCTGTACAATATTAAACAAAGGATGCAAAGCCCTGTAAGTATCCCAAAGAGAATAACTGGTATAATTTTTAAAATTTTCGGCTTTGTGAACATTCATATCCAATCCTTTATAATTACCATCCAGATCCATATACTCGGTTGGGCCTAAAAACGCATGGTACATAGCGGTATAAAAGTTTACCAGATCTTCTTTTTGAATTGTTTCTACCTGAATTTTATTCAGTTCCTTGTTCCAGATTTCCTGACTTTGTTTTTTAACACGATCAAAATCCCAGTCCGGAATTTCTTTTTTCATATTTTCCAACGCTCCTGCAGAACTTACAGGCGATAATGCCATTTTTATTTTGATTTTTTCTCCTTCCTGAGTATTAAAATCAAAAAACAATTTCAGATTCTGTCCTGCCATTTCAGGGAAGTTTTTTGTCTGATCAAATTTTCCCCAGAAACCTCTGTAAACACTTTTTTCGACCGGTGTCTGTCCGTAGCTTTTTATGGGTTTATTAAACGACATAGCAAAATAAACGGTTCTGGTTCTCGCCCAGCCGTTTGTCTGACGATATCCTGTAATAATTGTATCGTTTTCTACGCGTACAAAAGTCCAGACATTCTTTTTGTCATAATTGTAAATTCCTGAAGTCAAATCGAGAATAATATGCGCTTCATCTGATTTTGGAAAGGTATATTGATGCATCCCAACGCGGGTTGATGCTGTAAGTTCGGCTTTGATATTATGGTCTTCTAAAAGAACACTGTAATAAGCGGGTTCTGCTTTTTCTGTCGAATGCGAAAACGCCGATCTGTAACCTGATAAGGGTTTAGAAACCACGCCGGGATTCAGCTGCAATTTTCCGGTTGTAGGCATAATTAGAAAATCTCCTAAATCTGAATGTCCGGTTCCGCTGAAATGGGTATGACTGAAACCTACAATCGTTTTGTCTTCGTACTGATAACCTGCACAATACTTATACACTTCTCCATTATATTTTCCGTTCAGGCTGTATGCGATTGTATCGGTCTCAGGACTTAATTGCACGCTTCCAAAAGGCAATGTTGCGCCTGGATAAGTGTGTCCCATTTTAGCCGTACCAATCATGGGATCAACATATTGGGTTAAATTTTTGAGGTTATTTTCTTTTTTCTGGGCGTTGGCAGGAATCAAAACCAACAGAAAAAGTCCAATCATAAAACGAAGACCTGATTTTTGCAGCATATTTATGTCGTTTATTGTTTTTTACTTCAGAAAATTACAATAAAATAAAGTTCCAAAAAATTTAATCTGTAAAATAAATAAGGCGGAAAAATTCCAATGGCAATGGAACTGACAAAAATCAATGGCAATAGCAATTGAAATCCAAGTTTTTAAAATTCAATTTTGACAAATCTGTTTGAGATAGAAACGACAACAATATAGAGTTTCACAGGAATGGATCATATTAAATTTCAAAATATCGATCGAGCTGACGGCGCTTTCTATACAAACTTGAAAAATAATTCCGTAAAAACCTACTCACTCATTTCATCATAACGTTCCGGAACCTGCGGATCGTAAAGCGGACATTTGAATTCTTCCATGATATCCACTAATTTGTTCATGGTTTTTCCTTCGGTGCCGTAACAATCGATTTTTATGCTTTGCGGTGTGGTAATTACCTGAAATGCGCCTTTTCCTTTTGGGTTTTTCCAGCTGTTTTCATCCACTCTTTCCCATTCTGAGAAGACTGAATTGATTCTGTTTACGATTACTTCTACCGGAAGAACAGCAAGTCCTTCTACTTCTTCTTTCTCAACAAGGGCCTCGTAAACTTCCTGATTGTTCAGGTAAATTTCGTCTAAATATCTCCAGAAAAGTAATTCGTACATAATCGGTATGTTTTTTTGAAACCATATAAGTTATATAAGAAAATATAAATTCTTTCTGAATTAAAATGAAAGACATTCAAAATCAAAATAAGGCTTCGATTTCGCTCAGCCTGACAAATCTGATCTTTCAAATTAAAATGAACTTATATAACTTATATGGTTTAAATATTTTTTAATAATTAAATGTCCCGTATTCGCTTGTAATAGTAAGTTTCTTTTCTTCTGAAGCTTCTACTCTTCCTACGATTTGGGCATCAACATTGAATGATTTTGAAATTTCGATAATATCCTGTGCGATACTTTCAGGAACGTAAAGTTCCATGCGGTGACCGCAGTTGAAAACCTGGTACATTTCTTTCCAGTCCGTTTTGGATTGTTCCTGAATTAATTTGAACAATGGCGGAACCGGAAATAAATTGTCTTTTATAACATGTAAATCTTTTACGAAATGTAAAATTTTTGTCTGCGCACCGCCGCTGCAATGCACCATTCCGTGAATATCTTTTGGTGTGTATTTGTCTAAAATTTTCTTAATAATCGGTGCGTAGGTTCTCGTTGGAGAAAGCACCAGCTGTCCTGCATTGATTGGACTGTTCTCTACTTCATCTGTTAAATTAACCTGACCTGAATAAATTAATTCTTCAGGAACGGCTGCATCATAACTTTCCGGATATTTTTCAGCCAGATATTTTCCGAAAACGTCGTGGCGTGCCGATGTCAATCCGTTGCTTCCCATTCCTCCGTTATAACTTTTTTCGTAAGAAGCCTGACCAAAAGAAGCCAGACCTACAATAACATCTCCGGCTTTGATATTGGCATTATCTACAACATCGCTGCGTTTCATACGGGCAGTTACGGTTGAGTCTACAATAATAGTACGTACGACATCTCCAACATCGGCAGTTTCGCCTCCTGTTGAATGAATGGTAACTCCAAACGATTTTAATTCATTGATTAATTCTTCGGTTCCGTTGATGATGGCCGAAATAACTTCGGCAGGAATTAAATTTTTATTTCTTCCAATTGTAGAAGAAAGCAGGATATTATCTGTTGCGCCAACACATAACAAATCATCAATATTCATGATTAAAGCGTCCTGAGCGATTCCTTTCCAAACCGAAAGATCTCCCGTTTCTTTCCAGTACATATAGGCCAAAGATGATTTTGTACCTGCTCCGTCGGCATGCATGATAAGGCAGTGTTCGTCGTCTTGCGTTAAGTAATCCGGAACAATTTTGCAGAATGCCTGCGGAAATAAACCTTTGTCGATGTTTTTTATAGCGTTGTGTACGTCTTCTTTTGATGCCGAAACACCTCTTTGTGCATATCTTTTGCTGGAATCTGAACTCATGAAAATTAGTTTGTGTTGATGTGGTGCAAAGATAATCCCTTTTTTTAATTCTTTGACTTATTCAAATATTTGATTCAAAAAAAGTTTGCCACGAATTACACTAATTTTCACAAATTTTTATCCTTTATATAAAATCATCTTTCTCAGACAATTTTTGAAAAAATAAATTCAAGTCAATTCTTGCAATTCGCGGCAAAAAACTATTTTGCTAAAATTATTTTGTAAATAATAATTCTCTGTATTTTGTTAATGTCCAGCTTTCATCATCGACCAAAAGTTCTAATTTATCGCAGTGATTACGGATATCTTCAAAGTATGGTTTTACGTTATTGCAATACGCTTCTGCCATTTTTTGAGCATCGGTTAACTGGTTGGCTTTCTTTCTTTCGTTAGTCATTGCCAATACTTTAGAATTGATTCCTTCAATATGTCCTGAGATTTCTTTAATTAAAGTAATCTGCTCTTTTGCAATGGTTTCAAATTCTTTCCCAAAAATTTCTTTTAATCCTTTTACGTTTTCGATTAACGTATTCTGGTAACGAATTGCTGTTGGAATTACATGGTTTCTGGCAATATCGCCTAAAACGCGTCCTTCGATCTGGATTTTTTTAGTGTATTCTTCCAATTCAATTTCGTAACGCGCTTCGGCTTCAACGTGGTTAAAGATTCCTAATTCGGCAAATAAATCAAGAGCCTGTTTCGAAACTTTTGCCTTAATGGCTTCAGGCGTAGTTTTAAAATTGCTTAACCCTCTTTTTGCGGCTTCTTTTTCCCATGCTTCGCTGTAACCGTCGCCTTCAAAAAGGATTTTTTTAGATTGTTTGATGTATTCTCTTAATACGTTGAAAATAGCATCATCCTTTTTCATGTCTTTGTTTTCGATCAGGTTTTCAACTTCATTTTTAAAGTCGATTAACTGTTTTGCCACAATTGCATTAAGGGTAGTCATGGCGTTGGAACAGTTTGAGTTTGAACCTACTGCTCTAAATTCCCATTTATTTCCTGTAAAGGCAAAAGGCGAAGTTCGGTTACGGTCTGTATTGTCTAATAATACGTCCGGAATTTTACCAACTACGTTTAATTTAAGATCTGTTTTTTCTTCCGGAGAAAGTTTTCCGGTTGTTACACTTTCTAATTCTGATAATACTTTTGTTAGCTGTGCTCCAATAAAAACCGACATAATTGCCGGAGGTGCTTCATTTGCTCCTAATCTGTGGTCGTTACTTGCTGTTGCGATTGAAGCTCTTAATAAAGTTTCGTTATCGTTTACTGCTTTTATGGTATTAATAAAGAAAGTCAGGAATTGTAAATTGCTCATTGGCGTTTTACTCGGACTCAATAAGTTTACTCCGGTATCTGTTGCCAACGACCAGTTGTTGTGTTTTCCTGAGCCGTTTACGCCTTTAAATGGTTTTTCGTGAAATAATACTTTAAAGTCATGACGTTCCGCCACTCTTTGCATTACATCCATTAATAAGGAGTTGTGATCTACGGCCAGATTTGTTTCTTCAAAAATTGGTGCTAATTCAAACTGATTTGGCGCTACCTCGTTAT
This portion of the Flavobacterium gelatinilyticum genome encodes:
- a CDS encoding GH92 family glycosyl hydrolase; its protein translation is MLQKSGLRFMIGLFLLVLIPANAQKKENNLKNLTQYVDPMIGTAKMGHTYPGATLPFGSVQLSPETDTIAYSLNGKYNGEVYKYCAGYQYEDKTIVGFSHTHFSGTGHSDLGDFLIMPTTGKLQLNPGVVSKPLSGYRSAFSHSTEKAEPAYYSVLLEDHNIKAELTASTRVGMHQYTFPKSDEAHIILDLTSGIYNYDKKNVWTFVRVENDTIITGYRQTNGWARTRTVYFAMSFNKPIKSYGQTPVEKSVYRGFWGKFDQTKNFPEMAGQNLKLFFDFNTQEGEKIKIKMALSPVSSAGALENMKKEIPDWDFDRVKKQSQEIWNKELNKIQVETIQKEDLVNFYTAMYHAFLGPTEYMDLDGNYKGLDMNVHKAENFKNYTSYSLWDTYRALHPLFNIVQPSRNADMISSMLAHSDQSVHKMLPVWSHYANENWCMIGYHSVSVIADAIVKGNTDFDTAKALQACVNTAKVPYFDGLEYYMKKGYVPEDKNSSSVSKTLEYAYDDWAIAQAAKKLGNTAVYNEFIERSKNYKNVYDEKTGFMRPKLNDGTFKKEFDPLDTHGQGFIEGNSWNYSLYVPQDPAEMIKIMGGNDKFKVRLDSLFNMHLPDKYFENTEDITRDGIIGNYVHGNEPSHHVVYLYNWTDSPWKSQDKIRMILKKMYRNGSDGLGGNDDFGQMSAWYIFSSLGFYPVAPGSDEYALGSPLIKKAVFNLENGKNFEVETVNQSDKNVFVNKVLLNGKQLDRPFLKHADVINGGKITFYMAAKPNKKNYQN
- a CDS encoding glutamine synthetase III, coding for MSTLRFQALQQASNRKPVHFEEIGRKSNLFGSNVFNEKAMKQYLTSDAFKGVRDAIQHGTKIERKLADYIAMGMKEWALAKGVTHYTHWFQPLTGTTAEKHDAFFETSYDGSDPVEKFGGAQLVQQEPDASSFPNGGIRNTFEARGYTAWDPTSPAFIYGTTLCIPTVFIAYTGEALDNKIPLLRALSAIDEAATEVCKYFDKNVKKVTATLGWEQEYFLIDKALANSRPDLMMTGRTLLGHTSAKGQQLDDHYFGSIPTRALTYMRDLEQECMLLGIPVKTRHNEVAPNQFELAPIFEETNLAVDHNSLLMDVMQRVAERHDFKVLFHEKPFKGVNGSGKHNNWSLATDTGVNLLSPSKTPMSNLQFLTFFINTIKAVNDNETLLRASIATASNDHRLGANEAPPAIMSVFIGAQLTKVLSELESVTTGKLSPEEKTDLKLNVVGKIPDVLLDNTDRNRTSPFAFTGNKWEFRAVGSNSNCSNAMTTLNAIVAKQLIDFKNEVENLIENKDMKKDDAIFNVLREYIKQSKKILFEGDGYSEAWEKEAAKRGLSNFKTTPEAIKAKVSKQALDLFAELGIFNHVEAEARYEIELEEYTKKIQIEGRVLGDIARNHVIPTAIRYQNTLIENVKGLKEIFGKEFETIAKEQITLIKEISGHIEGINSKVLAMTNERKKANQLTDAQKMAEAYCNNVKPYFEDIRNHCDKLELLVDDESWTLTKYRELLFTK
- a CDS encoding AIR synthase related protein, which encodes MSSDSSKRYAQRGVSASKEDVHNAIKNIDKGLFPQAFCKIVPDYLTQDDEHCLIMHADGAGTKSSLAYMYWKETGDLSVWKGIAQDALIMNIDDLLCVGATDNILLSSTIGRNKNLIPAEVISAIINGTEELINELKSFGVTIHSTGGETADVGDVVRTIIVDSTVTARMKRSDVVDNANIKAGDVIVGLASFGQASYEKSYNGGMGSNGLTSARHDVFGKYLAEKYPESYDAAVPEELIYSGQVNLTDEVENSPINAGQLVLSPTRTYAPIIKKILDKYTPKDIHGMVHCSGGAQTKILHFVKDLHVIKDNLFPVPPLFKLIQEQSKTDWKEMYQVFNCGHRMELYVPESIAQDIIEISKSFNVDAQIVGRVEASEEKKLTITSEYGTFNY